agggaaatttcCTAGAAAGCAAGGGCAGAAATTCACTCAAAGTAAGACAAGGAATTTCTTCAAAAGCAATCTTCTGATATCCTAGAAAGCAGTGGATTAAATTCCTGGAAAATAAGAGCAAACCTCTTAGAATGAAAGGGGTAAGTTACCTCAAAAGCACCAGTGATATTTCCTCTGCTGTTGTTGGTGGTTAAGAAATGGACAAAAATCctgggaagaaagacagaaatttccaaaaaagcaaggaggaaatTCCCTCAAAAGCAATGAGGAATATTCCTTAAAACAAAGGAAGGcctcttcagaaagcaaaggcGTAATTTTTTAGGAAGCATGAGAAGAATTTCCTCAAAATCGAAATGGGAGAATTTCCTTGAAAGcaaaagtgagaaaataaaaggggaaaattttgaaagcaaagggaaaaagatcTTTGAAAAACGGGAGGGGAATTTCCTAGAAAGCAAAACTGGGAAATTCCTGGAAAGCAAGGCAGATGTTTAATTGAAAGCAAAGGGAGAATTTATTTGGGGGGGAAATGGAAGAATTTCCTATAAAACATGGTGAAATATCTTGGAAAATCATTGGGGAGTTTCCTAAAAGCAAGGGGAGAATTTACTTAAAAGCTAAGGAGGCATGTCAACAAGtgcaaaaaagggaaatttcCTTGAAAGCAATACTTTGATTTTCTAGAACGTTCTGGAtaaaattcatggaaaaatgtAGGTGGAATTTCTTAGAAAGAAGTGGTGGTGGAGGGTATGCTTCCCTGCAAATCAGGAGGACAGTTTTCCCTGAAAGCAAAAGTGACATTTccttgaaaggaaaaggaaggattttCTTGAAAGCCGGGGAAAATTTCCTCAAAAGCCATAGTGGTATTTACTTGATAGAAAGAGGTTCTTTTTACAAAGCAATTGGGCAAAATTTCTGTGAAGCCTGGGGAAAATTTCCAAGAAAGTCTGGGGAAATATTCGCAATAATAAGGaaaattcattgaaaaaaagTAGGGGAATTTTCTAGAAAGGAATGCTCAGAaatttgctgtgctgcttcctAGAATTTTCCCCCATTTCTTTCTAGGAATTTTCTCCTATTGTTCTCTAGGAATTCCCACATACAGCTTTCCAGAAAATTTCCTAGATTCCTTACTAAGCAATTCATTTCAATTGTTTTCCAGgaatccttctttctttctaggaaaTGTCGACACAccattgttttctctgaagcattttccattttggaatTTCCTTTTTGAGATCCTTTACTTTGTGGATTTTCTCTCCATCACTGCCTTGTAATTTCTTACACTgtatttgagtttttttttttttttttttttttttttgtcccctAAGCACTTTCTAGGAATTAGCACTGATTTTTACAAAATCCTCAGCCCTCCACCTTTCCTGGCATTCTCCTCTACTTGCTACGAATTCTGCAATGGAGAAGCTTCCCCTGAGGTTCTCCCACTTCCTTTTGGGGAGTCCTCTCTGGCTACCTGGGCATTTCATATAGCTTTGTTGGTATTGTCCCTGTGCTGCCTGGGGATGTTGGGATCTGGAGCCTTGCTAGGAAGATGCTGGGACTTTCCAGGAATGCTGACTGAGCTTTCTATCTGCATCTTCCCTACGAGAAGGAAAGCTTTGGTGCTTGGAAGTGTTTTATGTGTCTCCAGCCTGTAAATTACTTGCAGGTATTCCACATGGAGGCAGCAAAGCATCGTGGAGGCGAGGCGAGACCTCTGTGCCTATGTGTAGCATCTCTACCATGGATGTAAATTCTGTCTAGAGATGGCAGGGCTTCTGTGAGGTGAggcaagctttttttccctctgcctgtAGGCCCCTTCTGTGTAGATACTGCACATCAAAAGAGAAAGGCCTGGGGTGGGGGTGTTGAAGTGAGGAAAGGCTTTTCTGCCTGCTTGTGAAATATTCAATCTCCTGCATATTTCACACAGTCAGGAAATCCTTGGCTAGTGTGGCAACATCTGTagggatttctttctttgtatgcagagtttttgttctgtatatatattctgcatccagagagaaaagctgcagCCAGGTGAGGTGAGATGCAGTGGATATTCTCCATGCTGTGCAGTGTATAGCATGTTCGTACGTGTTCTGCATAATGCAGTTAATATGTGTTATTCAGACAGAAAAGCTTCCACCAATTTAAGTGAtgtgagtctttttttttgtctatataAGAAACatatactgtatatatatattgtgtatACACACTGAGAAGCTTCAGTGAGATGTGGCAGTTCTTCTGTGTCTGTATGGAGAACACATACTGTTTGCAAATACCATTATATAGACATGGAAAGCTAGGTCAATCGagaagaagattttttttatatatgtacatggAATATATATGTAATTGGCATATATTCTATCTATGTTTTCTGCATACAGATGGAGCAGCCACAACCATGTGGCACTAAGTGAGGCTTCTTTGCCTGGAAATAATCTGTCTGCAATCTTCTATGAACATACAGAAAAGCCTAGCCAGAAAAGGCCAGGAGAGGCAAGGCAAGGCTAGGCTTCTCCATATACATAATATACATATGATACATATACCATATGTAGACAGTATACTGATAGCATATATTCTATATACAGATACCTCTGTGAGGTGAGGCAGTCTTTTCTTGTGCCTTGCTAATTACTGTGATTTCCTCTTGTGAGATGACAGAGCACTCAAAATGACTTCCAGGTGATTAGAATTTTAGAGCAACCTTTCCCCTTGATTTTGGTTTGGAATTTTATTGTTTGAGGGAGAGGGTTTTCTAGCTCAGCCTGAGGGGGATGCATAATTCCAGATCATTTGGTTGTATTTCACTAAGAAGAGTCTGGGGAGGACAGGTGCAGGGAGTATCAGGACACTAACAATAGGCAATATTACTAGCTAATCCACAATAACTAATATGAGTTTCAAAAGATAATTATGAGTGTGTAGTGTCAGGAGAAACCCTGAGCTATCAGAATAATTTACAAGGTTAAGCATCTGGATGATGTAATACTGCAACTCCGGCCATTGAGATTTTTTTGACAGATGGAGAAACAAATGGATTTTGcacttttctgtcttcaaaaatgtaaatttaaagaatgatttcagtatttgttttgtcTAAGAGAGCAAGGCTTTGTGACCCTCTCCAACACATATTCTTTAAGAGCAGCTGTCAAGGGGATTTGAGCAAATTCATGGATTTGAATAATCTTtagcaatttatttatttatttttttttgctatttttatctCAGGAGTGGGATAATTCATGTTAGTCATTTGGGTAGAAAAGTTATAGCtaggggaaaaatataaaaaataattcagagtgCTGCTATTGAGTTCCCATGTTTACTGTTTTATTAACTGGGCTTTCTGCTCAGTTTATATTCACAAATAGacaaattatttacaaaaaacatttactgCAAAAGTAGGTGTACCACATATGTTAAACCAGGAAGTATTTGTCATCacaatagaaatgctttgattttaatACACAAATCCATGAAATTTTATATGTAGCTTAAATGAGAATATATTACTGCTACTGTCACCTGTTTTATCATGATTATCCATCAAGAAACACTCACCCTAGAGTTACACAACATGAGAATAATAAAAGTAGCATTCAAGGAGGCGATGCAGAAATCATCTTTGTTGCCTTGTATTTAAACATTTGGTAAGCTAGCCAACTCAACTAGTGACAGACTTGCTGAAACCTAGTATCAGTCTCCATTTCCTGAAGAAGGTCATCATCTTAAGATCTCTAGATTATTTTGGTCCTGCTTGTACTTTATTCCGAATGCATACACAGATAGCATAAGAAGTCCAGGCTTGGTACAAAAGGGTGAATTTTTCCCACTGACTGACCATTACCTTAAATGGTTACCACTAAAAAAACATGGGACAAGTCCTATGATGAAGTGCTCAGTGACACAAGATGGCAGAAGCTGGCCACAGGGTGCCACAATAAAATCAAAGACACcaaagaagtttttcttaaGAACAGAATAAACAGAGAGGATTGTTGGCATCACTGCTAGGACTAACAATTGGCTGTTCCATCTTTGTGATATACTTTAATGCATTCACGGacttttttctccctaaaaCTTAAATTGCTCTAAACCAAATATCtacatttccatttcacagatgGACAAACTGAGGCACAGCATCAGTCTGACTTATGGGATTATACAGCAGTCCGGTAGAAGAGATCTGGTGGAAATCCATAATGTGCTGCTTATCTAGGGCTCTAACCGTAGGTAGGAATTTCCATAGAACAGGGAGAAATTTCTGAGGCAGCATTTACTTATTTCCTCTTCCCCACACCCCTCTAAAATATGTGAAATTAGAACTGTATACAccttatttcagttttatgcaGTCTACCTCTTCTGTGACCGGCATTGCACTTGTTCTGAGGTCTAGATCTGTGCTAGATTTGTTTCCATTATACGTTGATTTCCACCTGAGAAACATGAtcttcttgaaatatttcattgtgTTATTTTTTACAGTTACAAAACACATTGTGTTTATCATGCTGTTACTCATAGCAATGCATTCAACTATGTAAAAAGCTGTAAGATAATGCTTCTCTTTCACAAAGATTGTGGGGAAAAAGTCACGGACAATTGTGAAACCATAGAAAGGTGCCCAACAGAGAACATAGGCAGTTAGGATGCACATAAGTACCataacagtttttcttctgcatcgAAGCCTCTTTCTGATCTGTTCTGTCTGAAATCCTGGTACAGTTTTAAACCAAAGCTCTCGAGAGATCCTGGCATAACATAATGTCATCGTAATCACAGGTGCAACAAATTCAATGCCAAAGATGAAGAGGAAGTAGGATTTGTAATACATCTGCTGATCAACTGGCCAAATTTGGCCACAGAAAATTTTCTCCTGgttttttactgtaaataataCAGTTTCAGTAGCAAAGTATGCAGATGGGATAGCTACAAGTATGGAGACGATCCAGACCAAGGCGATTAAGAAGGTTGCTGTTTGATAATTCATGCGTGGTTTTAGTGGGTGGACAATGGCTAGGTACCTAGAAGAGAGAAATCCATTCAAAATTAAGTATGAAAACAATATGAATCAGAGTACGCTTCAGAATACAATTAGGCAGAATTAGGATTAAGTAGGAGGAAATTGTTGTGATCCTTAAAGGGTGCGCCTAACAAATTGATTTATGAGAGAGAGTTAAGAACAATGTAGTCCAAAGAAGCAGCCTGCAGGTGAGTTCATAAATCTAGACAGAAGCTCCAGAGTGAGTGGTTGAAGTGCCTATTAAGATACTGTGTACTCTGCAATTTGAAAATCTGAATGTATTTTAGGGTGCCTGAAGATGGTTTTAAGAACTCAGTTTTAAACTCCTGCCTGTTAAAAGAACAAACCCcaaatttaaaaagtgtaattttgtatcacatttttttttctttttagcacaGATCAAATATTTGGGAGGGATAGACTGagtggaagaggagaaagagaatatttctaatattgACAAATATGTTTGCAGTAGCTAGCACAATAGGTGATGGTGTGATACCCAGGACATACTGTGACAGAGCATCTAGAAATAGTGGACATCACATATTCAGTGAGAGTTTAAAATACACTGTAATATGCACCTAGTTAGGTGCAGGTAGAAGAAGACAAACATGTAGGAGGaggagaatttattttccttaggcagagaaatatttgaatatgTTGCTTTTACCTAGCAGTTGAATGGACATAACAGTGTTTCCATTATCTTCTTTGTTATTCCATGAGCTGAAAAGAGCTGAAGCAGAGATTAATAATTGCTTACAGCTGAGCGTTTTCAAATCAACCAACACAGGACTACATATTAATTTTTTACTCATGCAAATTTATGTTTGGCCTGCTTGATGTGACAATTGCTGATTTATCTTATATATGCTATATAAAGTAATATGCTACCCCTGTATTTCTTGAGCAGAATGTTCACACATGTTGTTAGTGACTATAAAGCTGCAATATATGCACTGCAGCATTGCAAAGTCAATCAATTGCTCTTGATTCAGTCAAAAGAAGGACCATGGCCAAATGGCATTCAGTCTGGGTGGtttacttgtttctttctgaagctgTAGATGTGAGAAGAGTTTATATTTAAGCACAGTCTGCCCCAGAAAGATTAGGGTATTTCTGCTAAGAGTAGATTTTGATCAGAAATACTCCAGAGTTCTCAGTACTACTGTGTTTGACACAAAGGGTTGCTTCAAATAGTGGCCTTTTCATGCATTCAGAGGCTTTCTGTCTGTCCATATTCTATAGGTAACATATATAGAATATACTCACATTCTAATATAAAATGGAAAGTCAGGGGAGCTTTTAATAAGCCAAGTCTTGGAATCACAAAAACTGTTCATCGTTCTTAGAAATGCAGGCTAGATGTCAAAGGACAGTAGAATTTTGCAGCCTCACCGTGGAGCTgataaatgaatgctttttagATTGTGTCCTATGAAAACAAGATTCTAAGAtcatgtatgtgtatgcattCGTAAGTATTCCAATCATCTTGTTACAGCATATGATTTTCTGGGGTCAGTCTCTACAGTAGAGTCAGGAGGAAGCTTCTGTGGTGGATTTCCTGACTGTCCTTGCTTACT
The sequence above is a segment of the Rhea pennata isolate bPtePen1 chromosome 3, bPtePen1.pri, whole genome shotgun sequence genome. Coding sequences within it:
- the LOC134138077 gene encoding prokineticin receptor 2-like — protein: MYMAAAGWTIFFCYNNRNKILVWCLFQAVTESIVVTSKLSERLPRAEHVKRKSDITMGQDERNPNTTVNLNFASIYDLHKGDFTSFRNFTIPFNFNYSDYDLPLDNEDDMTKTRTFFAAKIVIGVALIGIMLVCGIGNFIFIAALARYKKLRNLTNLLIANLAISDFIVAIVCCPFEMDYYVVRQLSWEHGHVLCASVNYLRTVSLYVSTNALLAIAVDRYLAIVHPLKPRMNYQTATFLIALVWIVSILVAIPSAYFATETVLFTVKNQEKIFCGQIWPVDQQMYYKSYFLFIFGIEFVAPVITMTLCYARISRELWFKTVPGFQTEQIRKRLRCRRKTVMVLMCILTAYVLCWAPFYGFTIVRDFFPTIFVKEKHYLTAFYIVECIAMSNSMINTMCFVTVKNNTMKYFKKIMFLRWKSTYNGNKSSTDLDLRTSAMPVTEEVDCIKLK